Proteins encoded together in one Pseudomonadota bacterium window:
- the gcvPA gene encoding aminomethyl-transferring glycine dehydrogenase subunit GcvPA produces MRYIPHSASDIQVMLEKIGAKSVDELFEQIPAGLRFKGELDLPPAMSEAELVEHLEALAGPAPAGGRASFLGAGAYCHHVSPAVDQLLLRSEFYTAYTPYQPEVSQGTLQAIFEFQTMACRVLGMDVANASMYDGATTATEAALMARRVKGRAKIVVSAGVHPEYREVLGTYLRAADADAPKMVVVDVDDATGATPPEAVAAAVDAETACVIVGYPNFFGVVERVDEIARVAAAAGALTVTTTPDPYAFGVLAPPGAVGADIATCEGQALGVPVSFGGPGLGVFAIRNDKNLLRQMPGRLCGKTVDVAGETGFVLTLSTREQHIRREKATSNICTNHGLCALAVAINLSLLGRAGFAETARACLARAEYLKARVAKISGLAPRFSGPTFNEFAVRASKGKAAPILRRMEEKGFLAGVDLGLFDPARDDTFLVAVTECVSREKLDAYADALGEVVR; encoded by the coding sequence GTGCGGTACATCCCACACTCCGCGTCCGACATCCAGGTGATGTTGGAGAAGATCGGCGCGAAGAGCGTCGACGAGCTGTTCGAGCAGATCCCCGCAGGGCTGCGGTTCAAGGGCGAGCTCGACCTCCCGCCCGCGATGTCCGAGGCCGAGCTCGTGGAGCACCTCGAGGCGCTCGCCGGCCCGGCCCCGGCCGGGGGGAGGGCGTCGTTCCTCGGCGCCGGCGCCTACTGCCACCACGTGTCGCCCGCCGTGGATCAGCTGCTGCTCAGGTCCGAGTTCTACACCGCGTACACGCCGTACCAGCCCGAGGTCAGCCAGGGGACGCTCCAGGCGATCTTCGAGTTCCAGACGATGGCGTGCCGCGTCCTTGGCATGGACGTCGCGAACGCCTCGATGTACGACGGCGCGACGACCGCGACCGAGGCGGCGCTCATGGCCCGCCGGGTCAAGGGCCGCGCCAAGATCGTCGTCTCCGCGGGAGTGCACCCGGAGTACCGCGAGGTCCTCGGGACGTACCTCCGCGCGGCGGACGCCGACGCGCCGAAGATGGTGGTCGTCGACGTGGACGACGCCACCGGCGCGACGCCCCCCGAGGCCGTCGCCGCGGCGGTCGACGCGGAGACCGCGTGCGTGATCGTCGGCTACCCGAACTTCTTCGGGGTCGTCGAGCGCGTGGACGAGATCGCCCGCGTCGCGGCGGCCGCCGGCGCCCTCACCGTCACGACGACGCCGGATCCGTACGCGTTCGGCGTCCTCGCCCCGCCCGGCGCGGTCGGCGCCGACATCGCGACGTGCGAGGGGCAGGCGCTCGGCGTGCCGGTCTCCTTCGGCGGGCCCGGGCTCGGCGTCTTCGCGATCCGGAACGACAAGAACCTGCTCCGCCAGATGCCGGGGCGGCTGTGCGGGAAGACCGTCGACGTCGCCGGCGAGACCGGGTTCGTCCTCACGCTGTCCACGCGCGAGCAGCACATCCGCCGCGAGAAGGCGACGTCGAACATCTGCACGAACCACGGGCTGTGCGCGCTCGCCGTCGCGATCAACCTGAGCCTGCTCGGGCGCGCCGGCTTCGCCGAGACCGCGCGCGCCTGCCTCGCCCGGGCGGAGTATCTCAAGGCCCGCGTCGCGAAGATCTCCGGCCTCGCGCCGAGGTTCAGCGGGCCGACGTTCAACGAGTTCGCGGTCCGCGCATCGAAGGGGAAGGCCGCCCCGATCCTCCGCCGCATGGAGGAGAAGGGGTTCCTCGCCGGCGTCGACCTCGGGCTGTTCGATCCCGCCCGCGACGACACGTTCCTCGTCGCCGTGACCGAGTGCGTCTCGCGCGAGAAGCTCGACGCCTACGCCGACGCGCTCGGCGAGGTCGTGAGGTGA
- the gcvH gene encoding glycine cleavage system protein GcvH, which produces MNIPNNLRFTKDHEWAKVDGKVATVGITEFAVHALGDITLVDLPTVGASVQAGAAIGTVESVKAVSDLFSPLSGKVAEINGALDDAPQSVNEDCYGAGWMLKIEVGAPAELEKLLDAAAYKAHVESLEG; this is translated from the coding sequence ATGAACATTCCGAACAACCTCCGCTTCACCAAGGACCACGAGTGGGCAAAGGTCGACGGCAAGGTCGCGACCGTCGGCATCACCGAGTTCGCCGTGCACGCGCTCGGCGACATCACCCTCGTCGATCTGCCGACCGTCGGCGCGAGCGTCCAGGCGGGCGCCGCGATCGGGACCGTCGAGTCGGTCAAGGCGGTCTCCGATCTCTTCTCGCCGCTGTCCGGCAAGGTCGCCGAGATCAACGGCGCGCTCGACGACGCGCCCCAGAGCGTCAACGAGGACTGCTACGGCGCGGGCTGGATGCTGAAGATCGAGGTCGGCGCGCCGGCCGAGCTCGAGAAGCTCTTGGACGCCGCCGCCTACAAGGCCCACGTCGAGAGCCTCGAGGGCTGA
- the gcvT gene encoding glycine cleavage system aminomethyltransferase GcvT, which translates to MDEPLRRTPLFEEMKKAGGKIVPFAGYEMPVQFAGIIEEHNTVRKAAGLLDVSHMCEFWLDGPDALEYAHWLVTNDVKGLADGQICYTPMCTPEGVIVDDLLVYRYGEERVLLVVNAACHDKDLAHVRKYVRGEVTVTDKSYETGQIALQGPKAFEIVGRVPGGAAFTGLEFFHFQEGTLAGKPCLVSRTGYTAEDGVEIYAANEDMVAVFRAVMEAGAPLGLTPIGLGARDTLRLEGKLMLYGNDIDLTTTPLEAQLGWTVKWDVGDFNGRAALVAQKEQGIKRRLLGLEMIGKGIARHGYPVVAAGAGPEAQPIGQVTSGAPSPTLGKNIGLAYLPNPGYKVGDRVGVVIRGKVIEAAIVKTPFYKRPA; encoded by the coding sequence ATGGACGAACCGCTGCGCCGCACCCCGCTGTTCGAGGAGATGAAGAAGGCCGGTGGCAAGATTGTCCCGTTCGCCGGCTACGAGATGCCGGTGCAGTTCGCCGGGATCATCGAGGAGCACAACACCGTGCGCAAGGCGGCCGGCCTCCTCGACGTGAGCCACATGTGCGAGTTCTGGCTCGACGGGCCGGACGCGCTCGAGTACGCCCACTGGCTCGTGACGAACGACGTCAAGGGGCTGGCCGACGGCCAGATCTGCTACACGCCGATGTGCACGCCCGAGGGCGTCATCGTCGACGATCTCCTCGTCTACCGCTACGGCGAGGAGCGCGTCCTGCTCGTCGTGAACGCGGCGTGCCACGACAAGGACCTCGCGCACGTCAGGAAGTACGTGCGCGGCGAGGTGACCGTCACCGACAAGAGCTACGAGACCGGGCAGATCGCCCTGCAGGGGCCCAAGGCGTTCGAGATCGTGGGCCGCGTCCCGGGCGGCGCGGCGTTCACCGGGCTCGAGTTCTTCCACTTCCAGGAGGGGACGCTCGCCGGCAAGCCCTGCCTCGTCTCCAGGACCGGCTACACCGCCGAGGACGGCGTCGAGATCTACGCGGCCAACGAGGACATGGTGGCGGTGTTCCGGGCCGTGATGGAGGCCGGCGCGCCGCTCGGCCTCACGCCCATCGGCCTCGGCGCCCGGGACACGCTTCGGCTCGAGGGCAAGCTCATGCTCTACGGCAACGACATCGACCTGACCACGACGCCGCTCGAGGCGCAGCTCGGCTGGACGGTGAAGTGGGACGTCGGCGACTTCAACGGCCGCGCCGCCCTCGTCGCGCAGAAGGAGCAGGGGATCAAGCGCCGGCTCCTCGGCCTCGAGATGATCGGCAAGGGGATCGCCCGCCACGGCTACCCGGTCGTCGCCGCCGGCGCAGGCCCCGAGGCGCAGCCGATAGGCCAGGTGACGTCCGGCGCGCCGTCGCCGACGCTCGGAAAGAACATCGGCCTCGCGTATCTGCCCAATCCGGGATACAAGGTTGGCGATCGCGTCGGCGTCGTGATCCGCGGCAAGGTGATCGAGGCCGCGATCGTGAAGACTCCTTTCTACAAGCGGCCCGCGTGA